One Tamandua tetradactyla isolate mTamTet1 chromosome 20, mTamTet1.pri, whole genome shotgun sequence DNA segment encodes these proteins:
- the UNC5A gene encoding netrin receptor UNC5A, translated as MGGLRTCHWGSRAPLEPAVVAPRPLARPLGVLPGVLLKVLGSAASPSLERPVGLQAPQRRFTFQNLPSSKPGQPGCLSGAEEWLEGLRGTFLPLWAYSSVAAGLSGPLPSPAAGVAAPHPLGIAACMLRAARFDELGAQQSATVATPVSGAAPDLLPRFLVEPEDVYIVKNKPVLLVCKAVPATQIFFKCNGEWVRQTDHAIERTMDGSSGLPAMEVRINVSRQQVEKVFGLEEYWCQCVAWSSSGTTKSQKAYIRIAYLRKNFEQEPLAKEVSLEQGIVLPCRPPEGIPPAEVEWLRNEDLVDPSLDPNVYVTREHSLVVRHARLADTANYTCVAKNIVARRRSASAAVIVYVNGGWSTWTEWSVCSASCGRGWQKRSRSCTNPAPLNGGAFCEGQNVQKTACATLCPVDGSWGPWSKWSACGLDCTHWRSRECSDPAPRNGGEECPGADLDTRNCTSDLCVHTAASGPEDVALYVGLIAVAVCLVLLLLVLVLVYCRKKEGLDSDVADSSILTAGFQPVSIKPSKADNPHLLTIQPDLSTTTTTYQGSLCPRQDGPSPKFQLSNGHLLSPLGGGRHTLHHSSPTSEAEDFVSRLSTQNYFRSLPRGTSNMAYGTFNFLGGRLMIPNTGISLLIPPDAIPRGKIYEVYLTLHKPEDVRLPLAGCQTLLSPIVSCGPPGVLLTRPVILAMEHCGEPSPESWSLRLKKQSCEGSWEDVLHLGEEAPSHLYYCQLEGGACYVFTEQLGRFALVGEALSVAAAKRLKLLLFAPVACTSLEYNIRVYCLHDTHDALKEVVQLEKQLGGQLIQEPRILHFKDSYHNLRLSIHDVPSSLWKSKLLVSYQEIPFYHIWNGTQQYLHCTFTLERVSPSTSDLACKVWVWQVEGDGQSFNINFNITKDTRFAELLALESEGGVPALVGPSAFKIPFLIRQKITTSLDPPCSRGADWRTLAQKLHLDSHLSFFASKPSPTAMILNLWEARHFPNGNLSQLAAAVAGLGQPDAGLFTVSEAEC; from the exons ATGGGCGGGCTCAGGACCTGCCACTGGGGTTCTCGCGCCCCCCTGGAGCCTGCCGTGGTTGCCCCCCGACCCCTTGCACGACCCCTTGGGGTCCTGCCTGGAGTTCTCCTCAAAGTGCTGGGGTCTGCGGCTTCCCCAAGTCTAGAGAGGCCGGTGGGCCTGCAGGCTCCCCAGCGCAGGTTCACATTCCAGAACCTTCCATCCTCTAAGCCCGGGCAGCCCGGCTGCCTGTCAGGGGCTGAGGAGTGGTTGGAGGGGCTGCGAG GGACCTTCCTCCCATTGTGGGCATACAGCTCAGTGGCCGCGGGCCTTAGCGGCCCCCTGCCCTCACCAGCAGCTGGAGTGGCAGCCCCTCACCCCCTTGGGATTGCTGCATGCATGCTGAGAGCCGCCCGCTTTGATGAGCTCG GTGCCCAGCAGAGCGCCACGGTGGCCACCCCGGTGTCCGGCGCCGCCCCAGACCTGCTTCCCCGCTTCCTGGTGGAGCCCGAGGACGTGTACATTGTCAAGAACAAGCCGGTGCTGCTGGTGTGCAAGGCCGTGCCCGCCACGCAGATCTTCTTCAAGTGCAACGGGGAGTGGGTGCGCCAGACGGACCATGCCATAGAGCGCACCATGGACGGGAGCAGCG GGCTGCCAGCCATGGAGGTTCGCATCAACGTCTCGCGGCAGCAGGTGGAGAAGGTGTTTGGGCTGGAGGAGTACTGGTGCCAGTGTGTGGCGTGGAGCTCCTCGGGCACCACCAAGAGCCAGAAGGCCTACATCCGCATTGCCT ATTTGCGCAAGAACTTCGAGCAGGAGCCGCTGGCCAAGGAGGTGTCCCTGGAACAGGGCATCGTGCTGCCTTGCCGCCCGCCAGAGGGCATCCCCCCTGCCGAG GTGGAGTGGCTTCGGAACGAGGATCTGGTGGACCCGTCCCTGGACCCTAACGTGTACGTCACGCGGGAGCACAGCCTGGTGGTGCGGCACGCCCGCCTGGCCGACACGGCCAACTACACCTGCGTGGCCAAGAATATCGTGGCGCGGCGCCGCAGCGCCTCTGCTGCTGTCATCGTCTACG TGAACGGTGGGTGGTCGACGTGGACCGAGTGGTCCGTCTGCAGTGCCAGCTGTGGGCGTGGCTGGCAGAAACGGAGCCGCAGCTGCACCAACCCTGCGCCTCTCAACGGGGGCGCCTTCTGTGAGGGGCAGAATGTCCAGAAAACAGCTTGCGCCACCCTGTGCCCAG TGGATGGCAGCTGGGGCCCGTGGAGCAAGTGGTCAGCCTGCGGGCTCGACTGCACCCACTGGCGGAGCCGCGAGTGCTCGGACCCAGCACCCCGCAATGGAGGCGAGGAGTGTCCGGGTGCTGACCTTGACACCCGCAACTGCACTAGTGACCTCTGTGTGCACA CAGCTGCTTCTGGCCCCGAGGACGTGGCCCTCTACGTGGGCCTCATCGCTGTGGCCGTGTGCCTTGTCCTGCTGCTGCTCGTCCTCGTCCTTGTTTATTGCCGCAAGAAGGAGGGGCTGGACTCGGATGTGGCCGACTCGTCCATCCTCACCGCAGGCTTCCAGCCCGTCAGCATCAAGCCCAGCAAAGCAG ACAACCCCCACCTGCTCACCATCCAGCCAGACctcagcaccaccaccaccacctaccAGGGCAGTCTGTGTCCCCGGCAGGATGGGCCCAGCCCCAAGTTCCAGCTCAGTAATGGGCACCTGCTCAGCCCACTGGGTGGCGGCCGCCACACGCTGCACCACAGCTCGCCCACCTCCGAGGCCGAGGACTTCGTCTCCCGCCTCTCCACCCAGAACTACTTCCGCTCCCTACCCCGCGGCACCAGCAACATGGCCTATGGGACCTTCAACTTTCTCGGAGGCCGGCTGATGATCCCCAATACAG GGATCAGCCTCCTCATCCCGCCTGATGCCATCCCCCGGGGCAAGATCTACGAGGTCTACCTCACCCTGCACAAGCCAGAGGACGTGAG GTTGCCCCTAGCCGGCTGCCAGACCCTGCTGAGTCCCATCGTTAGCTGTGGGCCGCCTGGAGTCCTGCTCACCCGGCCTGTCATCCTGGCCATGGAGCACTGCGGGGAGCCCAGCCCCGAGAGCTGGAGCCTGCGCCTCAAGAAGCAGTCGTGCGAAGGCAGCTGGGAG GATGTGCTGCATCTGGGCGAGGAGGCGCCCTCCCACCTGTACTACTGCCAGCTGGAGGGTGGGGCCTGCTATGTCTTCACCGAGCAGCTGGGCCGCTTCGCCCTGGTAGGGGAGGCCCTCAGTGTGGCTGCAGCCAAGCGCCTCAAGCTGCTCCTCTTTGCGCCCGTGGCCTGCACCTCGCTTGAGTACAACATCCGTGTTTACTGTCTGCACGACACCCACGATGCGCTCAAG GAGGTGGTGCAGCTGGAAAAGCAGCTGGGCGGCCAGCTGATCCAGGAACCCCGCATCCTGCACTTCAAGGACAGTTACCACAACCTACGTCTGTCCATCCACGACGTGCCCAGCTCCCTGTGGAAGAGCAAGCTCCTCGTCAGCTACCAG GAGATCCCCTTCTATCACATCTGGAATGGCACACAGCAGTACCTGCACTGCACCTTCACCTTAGAGCGTGTCAGCCCCAGCACCAGCGACTTGGCCTGCAAGGTGTGGGTGTGGCAGGTGGAGGGCGATGGGCAGAGCTTCAACATCAACTTCAACATCACCAAG GACACAAGGTTTGCAGAGCTCCTGGCCCTGGAGAGTGAAGGGGGGGTCCCAGCCCTGGTGGGCCCCAGTGCCTTCAAGATTCCCTTCCTCATTCGGCAGAAGATCACGACCAGCCTGGACCCGCCCTGCAGCCGGGGTGCTGACTGGCGGACCCTGGCCCAGAAACTCCACCTGGACAG CCATCTCAGCTTCTTTGCCTCCAAGCCCAGCCCCACGGCCATGATCCTCAACCTGTGGGAGGCAAGGCACTTCCCCAACGGCAACCTCAGCCAGCTGGCTGCAGCTGTGGCCGGACTGGGCCAGCCGGACGCTGGCCTTTTCACAGTGTCGGAGGCCGAGTGCTGA